In a single window of the Raphanus sativus cultivar WK10039 chromosome 9, ASM80110v3, whole genome shotgun sequence genome:
- the LOC108823522 gene encoding acetyl-CoA acetyltransferase 2, translating into MAHSADSSVNPRDVCIVGVARTPMGGFLGSLSSLPATKLGSLAITAALKRANVDPSLVQEVVFGNVLSANLGQAPARQAALGAGISNSVICTTVNKVCASGMKAVMIAAQSIQLGINDVVVAGGMESMSNTPKYLAEARKGSRFGHDSLVDGMLRDGLWDVYNDCGMGSCAELCAEKFEITREQQDDYAVQSFERGIAAQEAGAFTWEIVPVEVSGGRGRPSTIVDKDEGLGKFDAAKLRKLRPSFKENGGTVTAGNASSISDGAAAIVLVSGEKALQLGLQVLAKVKGYGDAAQEPEFFTTAPALAIPKAIAHAGLESSQVDYYEINEAFAVVALANQKLLGISPEKVNVNGGAVSLGHPLGCSGARILITLLGILKKRNGKYGVGGVCNGGGGASALVLEVV; encoded by the exons ATGGCCCATTCAGCAGATTCCTCCGTCAATCCCAGAG ATGTTTGCATCGTGGGTGTTGCACGCACTCCTATGGGTGGCTTTCTCGGATCTCTCTCCTCCTTACCCGCCACAAAGCTTGGATCCCTTGCCATCACAG CTGCTCTGAAGAGAGCAAATGTTGACCCGTCTCTGGTCCAAGAAGTTGTGTTTGGGAATGTTCTCAGTGCTAATTTGGGTCAAGCTCCCGCTCGTCAGGCCGCTTTAGGTGCTGGGATCTCTAACTCTGTTATCTGTACCACTGTCAACAAGGTCTGTGCTTCAGGCATGAAAG cTGTGATGATTGCTGCTCAGAGTATCCAGCTGGGGATCAATGATGTAGTCGTGGCGGGTGGTATGGAAAGCATGTCTAATACACCAAAGTATCTTGCAGAAGCAAG GAAAGGATCTAGGTTTGGTCATGATTCTCTAGTAGATGGGATGCTTAGGGATGGACTGTGGGATGTCTATAACGACTGTGGGATGGGAAGCTGTGCAGAGTTATGCGCTGAGAAGTTTGAGATAACCAGGGAGCAGCAA GATGACTACGCTGTTCAGAGCTTTGAGCGTGGTATTGCTGCTCAAGAAGCTGGCGCCTTCACTTGGGAGATCGTCCCG GTTGAAGTTTCTGGAGGAAGGGGTAGGCCATCAACCATTGTTGACAAGGATGAAGGTCTTGGGAAG TTTGATGCTGCAAAACTGAGGAAACTCCGTCCGAGTTTCAAGGAGAATGGAGGCACAGTTACAGCTGGAAATGCCTCTAGCATAAG TGATGGTGCAGCTGCTATTGTCCTAGTGAGTGGAGAGAAGGCGCTTCAGCTAGGACTTCAAGTACTTGCAAAAGTTAAAGGTTATGGTGATGCAGCTCAG GAGCCAGAGTTTTTCACTACTGCTCCTGCTCTGGCAATACCAAAAGCTATTGCACATGCTGGTTTGGAATCTTCTCAAGTTGATTACTATGAGATCAATGAAGCATTTGCA GTTGTAGCACTTGCAAATCAAAAGCTACTTGGGATTAGTCCG GAGAAGGTGAATGTAAATGGAGGAGCCGTCTCCTTAGGACATCCTCTAGGCTGCAGTGGAGCGCGTATTCTAATCACATTGCTTGGGATACTGAAGAAGAGAAACGGCAAGTACGGTGTGGGAGGAGTGTGCAACGGAGGAGGAGGTGCTTCTGCTCTTGTTCTTGAAGTCGTTTGA